In Arcobacter ellisii, a genomic segment contains:
- the rpsD gene encoding 30S ribosomal protein S4, with translation MARYRGPVEKIERRLDADLGLKGERRLSGKSALEKRPFAPGQHGQRRAKISEYGLQLREKQKAKFMYGVSEKQFRKYFKEAARREGNTGANLITLIEQRLDNVVFRMGFATTRANARQFTTHGHVLVDGKKVNIPSYLVKPGQKIEIKEKSKTNPQIVRALELTNQTGMVDWVNVDKDKVFGIFTRIPAREEVVIPVEERLIVELYSK, from the coding sequence ATGGCAAGATATAGAGGACCAGTAGAAAAAATCGAAAGAAGACTTGATGCGGATCTTGGATTAAAAGGTGAGAGAAGATTATCAGGTAAAAGTGCTTTAGAAAAAAGACCATTTGCTCCAGGACAACACGGACAAAGAAGAGCTAAAATTTCTGAGTACGGATTACAATTAAGAGAAAAACAAAAAGCTAAATTTATGTATGGTGTTTCTGAAAAACAATTCAGAAAATACTTTAAAGAAGCTGCAAGAAGAGAAGGTAATACAGGAGCAAACCTAATTACTTTAATTGAGCAAAGATTAGATAACGTTGTATTTAGAATGGGATTTGCTACAACTAGAGCAAATGCAAGACAATTTACAACTCATGGACACGTTTTAGTAGATGGTAAAAAAGTTAACATTCCTTCTTACTTAGTAAAACCTGGACAAAAAATTGAGATTAAAGAAAAATCAAAAACTAATCCTCAAATTGTAAGAGCATTAGAATTAACAAATCAAACTGGAATGGTTGATTGGGTTAATGTAGATAAAGATAAAGTATTTGGAATTTTCACAAGAATACCAGCAAGAGAAGAAGTTGTTATCCCTGTTGAAGAGAGATTAATCGTAGAGTTATATTCTAAATAA
- the rpmJ gene encoding 50S ribosomal protein L36 has product MKVRASVKKMCDKCKVIKRRGVVRVICENKKHKQRQG; this is encoded by the coding sequence ATGAAAGTAAGAGCTTCAGTAAAAAAAATGTGTGATAAATGTAAGGTTATCAAAAGAAGAGGTGTCGTAAGAGTAATCTGCGAAAACAAAAAACATAAACAAAGACAAGGATAA
- a CDS encoding AtpZ/AtpI family protein: protein MMQEELEEKPKHQDKIAALDNLSLGISIVAAILIGFGIGYGLKQLTGYTWTLWLGIAWGIFAAGLNVYKAYKRAQKVYEGLENDPRYAHRAKYGDKSFDEDEN, encoded by the coding sequence ATGATGCAAGAAGAACTAGAAGAAAAACCAAAACATCAAGATAAAATAGCTGCTTTAGATAATCTATCTTTAGGAATTTCTATTGTAGCAGCTATATTAATTGGTTTTGGTATAGGATATGGTTTAAAACAATTAACTGGATATACTTGGACTTTATGGCTTGGAATTGCATGGGGAATATTTGCTGCTGGTTTAAATGTTTATAAAGCATATAAAAGAGCTCAAAAAGTGTATGAAGGATTAGAAAATGATCCAAGATATGCTCATAGGGCAAAATATGGAGATAAATCTTTTGATGAAGATGAAAATTAA
- a CDS encoding energy transducer TonB → MKIIILAFIISISLHLLFLKKYKNDELAKNNSNNELVEKKSDVKFVKIKKQEIAEAKIEPIEKPVEIKKNEAVKKEIKETKPLVKNIEKKVERKKEVNFEKAKKLQDNLLKEQIVKNENSLQEKTLENFLSQKEPVNKEILTELEKLYGEEYQTFTKVQKAYLEKNLNNFQVITQRVLDRLGYPKLAAKLKIGGINIVEFMFHPDGSITDLKIINSSSYAVLDEYTLELIEIAYKDYPKPTTTTKLRFKVFYRLF, encoded by the coding sequence ATGAAAATTATTATCCTAGCTTTTATTATTTCAATATCTTTACATTTACTTTTTTTGAAAAAATACAAGAATGATGAATTAGCAAAAAATAATTCAAATAATGAACTTGTAGAAAAAAAATCTGATGTAAAATTTGTCAAAATTAAAAAACAAGAAATTGCTGAAGCAAAAATTGAACCAATTGAAAAACCTGTTGAGATTAAAAAAAATGAGGCAGTAAAAAAAGAGATAAAAGAGACTAAACCTTTAGTTAAAAATATAGAAAAAAAAGTTGAAAGAAAAAAAGAAGTAAATTTTGAAAAAGCAAAAAAACTTCAAGATAATCTATTAAAAGAACAAATTGTAAAAAATGAAAACTCTTTACAAGAAAAAACTTTAGAGAATTTTTTATCACAAAAAGAGCCAGTAAATAAAGAGATATTAACAGAACTAGAAAAATTATATGGAGAAGAGTATCAAACTTTTACAAAAGTTCAAAAAGCATATTTAGAAAAAAATCTTAATAATTTTCAAGTTATTACCCAAAGAGTTTTAGATAGATTAGGTTATCCAAAACTTGCAGCCAAACTTAAAATTGGTGGAATAAATATTGTTGAATTTATGTTTCATCCTGATGGAAGTATTACAGATTTAAAAATTATAAACTCTTCAAGTTACGCTGTACTTGACGAATATACTTTAGAATTAATTGAAATTGCATATAAAGATTATCCAAAACCAACAACTACAACAAAATTAAGATTTAAAGTATTTTATAGACTATTTTAG
- a CDS encoding HIT family protein codes for MSLLFKNDLIKIEIEPSEIPWLKIFTNEPIKEFSHCDENTKKEIWKYLDLIEKEMISYFKPEKINIASFGNYVPHVHFHIMARFKEDSFFPEPMWGKKQREANLNLPFFDDFYEIIKKKF; via the coding sequence TTGTCACTACTTTTTAAAAATGATTTAATAAAAATAGAGATTGAACCATCTGAAATTCCATGGCTAAAAATATTTACAAATGAACCAATAAAAGAATTTTCACATTGTGATGAAAATACTAAAAAAGAGATTTGGAAATATTTAGATTTAATTGAAAAAGAGATGATATCTTATTTTAAACCAGAAAAGATAAATATTGCATCTTTTGGGAACTATGTTCCTCATGTTCATTTTCATATTATGGCAAGATTTAAAGAGGATTCATTTTTCCCTGAACCAATGTGGGGAAAAAAACAAAGAGAAGCAAATCTAAACCTACCCTTTTTTGACGATTTTTATGAAATAATAAAAAAGAAGTTTTAA
- the rplQ gene encoding 50S ribosomal protein L17, whose product MRHKHGYRKLSRTSSHRKALLKNMAIAIIEREKIETTVPKAKELKRYIERLVTTARNADFNTHRLVFAELQSKEAVKKLINEIAPKYVDRNGGYTSIIKTRIRKGDATPMAFISFV is encoded by the coding sequence ATGAGACACAAGCATGGATATAGAAAGTTAAGTAGAACTTCTTCTCATAGAAAAGCATTGTTAAAAAACATGGCAATTGCTATTATCGAAAGAGAAAAAATCGAAACAACTGTACCTAAAGCAAAAGAGTTAAAAAGATACATTGAAAGATTAGTTACAACTGCAAGAAATGCAGATTTTAATACTCACAGATTAGTATTCGCAGAATTACAATCTAAAGAAGCAGTTAAAAAACTGATTAATGAAATCGCACCAAAATATGTAGATAGAAATGGTGGATATACTTCTATAATAAAAACTAGAATTAGAAAAGGTGATGCAACGCCTATGGCATTCATCTCATTTGTATAA
- the rpsK gene encoding 30S ribosomal protein S11, producing the protein MAKRKVTRKKIVRKNIADGIVHIAASFNNTMVTVTDNAGNAIAWSSAGNLGFKGSKKSTPFAAQAAVEDAMNKAMEHGIKNVGIKIQGPGSGRDTAVKAVGSMDGVRVTWLKDVTPLPHNGCRPPKRRRV; encoded by the coding sequence ATGGCAAAAAGAAAAGTTACTAGAAAAAAAATTGTAAGAAAAAATATTGCTGACGGTATCGTACATATTGCTGCAAGTTTTAACAATACAATGGTTACAGTTACGGATAATGCAGGAAACGCAATCGCATGGTCAAGTGCTGGAAACTTAGGATTCAAAGGTTCTAAAAAATCAACTCCATTCGCAGCACAAGCAGCTGTAGAAGATGCTATGAATAAAGCAATGGAACATGGTATTAAGAATGTAGGTATTAAAATTCAAGGACCAGGTTCAGGAAGAGATACAGCTGTTAAAGCAGTAGGTTCTATGGACGGAGTTAGAGTTACTTGGTTAAAAGATGTTACACCATTACCACACAATGGTTGTAGACCTCCTAAAAGAAGAAGAGTGTAA
- a CDS encoding DNA-directed RNA polymerase subunit alpha has translation MKKFAETPFLPTEVEIEAISDNEAKISAYPFEDGFAITLAHPLRRLLLSSSVGYAPIAVKIEGASHEFDSLRGMLEDIAIFVINLKNIKFKINGDKEQVVVEYSFNGPREIKGEDLINSDVEVVSKDAHLATINSDCNLTFSVIIQKGIGYMPSEDIRDIVGPDYIPIDAFFTPVKKVVYDIEKMLVEDNPNFEKAVFTVQTNGQISPIAAFKEAVSVMYSQMSVFNKVFDLSEVTVSDSGEEPVELKELVIKIDDLNLSARSFNSLDRAGLKYLGELVLMSEVEVKNIKNLGKKSYDEIAEKLESLGYPVENTLPENVASALRRKLEQLKA, from the coding sequence ATGAAAAAATTTGCAGAAACTCCGTTTTTACCAACTGAAGTTGAAATAGAGGCTATCAGTGATAATGAGGCTAAAATATCAGCATATCCATTTGAGGATGGTTTTGCAATTACTTTAGCACACCCTTTGAGAAGACTTTTATTAAGTTCTTCGGTTGGTTATGCACCAATTGCAGTAAAAATTGAAGGTGCTTCTCATGAGTTTGACTCATTAAGAGGTATGCTAGAAGATATAGCTATTTTTGTTATAAATTTAAAGAATATTAAGTTTAAAATAAATGGTGATAAAGAGCAAGTTGTAGTTGAGTACTCTTTCAATGGACCAAGAGAAATTAAAGGTGAAGATTTAATTAACTCTGACGTTGAAGTTGTATCAAAAGATGCTCATTTAGCAACGATTAATAGTGATTGTAATTTAACATTCTCTGTAATTATCCAAAAAGGTATAGGATATATGCCTTCTGAAGATATTAGAGATATTGTTGGACCAGATTATATTCCAATTGATGCTTTCTTTACACCTGTTAAAAAAGTGGTTTATGATATTGAAAAAATGTTAGTTGAAGATAATCCTAACTTTGAAAAAGCTGTATTTACAGTACAAACAAATGGACAAATTTCTCCAATTGCTGCTTTTAAAGAAGCAGTATCTGTTATGTATTCACAAATGTCAGTATTTAACAAAGTATTTGATTTATCAGAAGTAACAGTAAGTGATTCTGGAGAAGAACCAGTTGAACTTAAAGAATTAGTTATCAAAATTGATGATTTAAATTTAAGTGCTAGAAGTTTCAACTCTTTAGATAGAGCTGGACTAAAGTATTTAGGTGAATTAGTACTTATGAGTGAAGTTGAAGTAAAAAATATTAAAAATCTTGGGAAAAAATCTTATGATGAGATCGCTGAAAAGTTAGAATCTTTAGGATACCCAGTTGAAAATACACTTCCAGAAAATGTTGCTTCTGCATTAAGAAGAAAATTAGAGCAACTAAAAGCATAA
- a CDS encoding 3-isopropylmalate dehydratase small subunit translates to MSKITGKVWNFGANIDTDVIIAARYLNSSDPEHLAKYVMEDADPEFPKKLQRGDIIVAGENFGCGSSREHAPIALKAAGVAAVVAPSFARIFYRNAFNMGLPIFELPESLEIKEGEEISIDLDKGEITNNTTNKTYKFIPIPPFMQELIASGGLINYAIEEMKKAN, encoded by the coding sequence ATGAGTAAAATTACTGGAAAAGTGTGGAATTTTGGAGCAAATATCGATACAGACGTTATCATAGCTGCACGTTACTTAAATAGTTCAGACCCTGAACATTTAGCAAAATATGTAATGGAAGATGCAGATCCTGAATTTCCAAAAAAATTACAAAGAGGTGACATTATTGTTGCTGGAGAGAATTTTGGATGTGGTTCAAGTAGAGAACATGCACCAATCGCATTAAAAGCTGCTGGTGTTGCTGCTGTTGTTGCACCTTCATTTGCAAGAATTTTTTATAGAAATGCATTTAACATGGGATTACCTATATTTGAATTACCTGAATCTTTAGAAATAAAAGAGGGTGAAGAGATCTCTATTGATTTAGATAAGGGTGAAATTACAAATAATACTACTAATAAAACATATAAATTTATTCCAATTCCTCCATTTATGCAAGAGTTAATTGCAAGTGGTGGATTAATAAATTATGCAATTGAAGAAATGAAAAAGGCTAATTAA
- a CDS encoding DHHA1 domain-containing protein has product MNEKKYRLVTRSDMDGLVCGTLLKYLNIIDEIAFVHPKDMQDGKVQITKDDITTNLPYVDGVFLAFDHHFSETLRNEKKDNHIINPNAPSAAQVVYEYYGGDEVFPGYFTAMMNGANKADSADFDIDDILKPRGWALLSFLMDSRTGLGRFRDFRISNYQLMMDLIEYCARHNIDEILDLPDIKERIDLYFKYEENFKEQLKRCTKVVGNLLIIDYRYEEIIYPGNRFMVYAMHPEQNISIHVVWGKDKQNIVFSTGKSIINKSSNTNVGELMLKYNGGGHKAAGGCQIDTDKAEVVLEELIAKINQDG; this is encoded by the coding sequence ATGAATGAAAAAAAATATAGATTAGTTACTAGAAGCGATATGGATGGTTTAGTTTGTGGTACTTTACTTAAATATTTGAATATTATTGATGAAATAGCTTTTGTTCATCCAAAAGATATGCAAGATGGAAAAGTTCAAATTACAAAAGATGATATTACTACAAATCTTCCATACGTTGATGGAGTATTTTTAGCTTTTGATCACCATTTTTCTGAAACATTAAGAAATGAAAAAAAAGATAATCATATAATAAATCCTAATGCACCAAGTGCAGCACAAGTTGTTTATGAATATTATGGAGGAGATGAAGTTTTCCCTGGATATTTTACAGCTATGATGAATGGTGCAAATAAAGCAGATTCAGCTGATTTTGATATTGATGATATTTTAAAACCAAGAGGATGGGCACTACTTAGTTTTTTAATGGATTCAAGAACAGGTCTTGGAAGATTTAGAGATTTTAGAATTTCAAATTATCAATTAATGATGGATTTAATAGAGTATTGTGCAAGACACAATATAGATGAAATTTTAGATTTACCAGATATTAAAGAAAGAATAGATTTATATTTTAAATATGAAGAGAATTTTAAAGAGCAATTAAAAAGATGTACAAAAGTTGTTGGAAATCTTTTAATTATTGATTATAGATATGAAGAGATAATTTATCCTGGAAATAGATTTATGGTATATGCTATGCATCCAGAACAAAATATCTCTATTCATGTTGTTTGGGGTAAAGATAAACAAAATATCGTATTTAGTACTGGAAAATCAATTATCAATAAATCTTCAAATACAAATGTTGGTGAATTAATGCTTAAATACAATGGTGGTGGACATAAAGCTGCTGGTGGATGTCAAATTGATACAGATAAAGCAGAAGTTGTATTAGAAGAGTTAATCGCTAAAATAAATCAAGATGGATAA
- the hemL gene encoding glutamate-1-semialdehyde 2,1-aminomutase, whose translation MFEKSIKAYEEACKVIPGGVDSPVRAFKSVGGTPPFIQKGEGAYLYDIDGNKYLDFVQSWGPLIFGHCDKDIEEAVIKTVKNGLSFGAPTELETQLANEIVEMYDNIDKVRFVSSGTEATMSAIRLARGVTGKNDIIKFEGCYHGHSDSLLVQAGSGMATFGAPSSPGVPADLTKHTLVCEYNNIENLKKCFEDSSDIACIIIEPIAGNMGLVPATEEFLATCRELCDKYGALLIFDEVMSGFRASLKGASGILKTQGDIITFGKVIGAGMPVGAFAASREIMGHLSPEGKVYQAGTLSGNPVAMAAGLVSLRKLKANSELIYADLSAKANKLVNGLKDIATKYNIPMQVDTRGSMFGFFFCEKAPKNFAEVGLCDFKRFATFHHEMLKKGFYFACSQYETGFICTTITNEDIDACLNAADEIMKNL comes from the coding sequence ATGTTTGAAAAATCAATAAAAGCTTATGAAGAAGCTTGTAAAGTAATACCAGGAGGGGTTGATTCACCTGTTCGTGCTTTCAAAAGTGTAGGGGGGACACCACCTTTTATTCAAAAAGGTGAAGGAGCATATTTATATGATATAGATGGAAATAAATACTTAGATTTTGTTCAAAGTTGGGGACCTTTAATATTTGGTCATTGTGATAAAGATATTGAAGAAGCTGTTATAAAAACTGTAAAAAATGGATTGTCATTTGGAGCACCAACAGAACTTGAAACACAATTAGCAAATGAAATTGTTGAAATGTACGATAATATCGACAAAGTTAGATTTGTAAGTTCTGGTACAGAAGCTACAATGTCTGCAATTAGATTAGCACGTGGTGTTACAGGTAAAAATGATATCATCAAATTTGAAGGTTGTTATCATGGACATTCGGATTCTCTTTTAGTACAAGCAGGTTCTGGAATGGCAACATTTGGAGCTCCAAGTAGTCCAGGTGTTCCAGCTGATTTAACAAAACATACTTTAGTTTGTGAATATAACAATATTGAAAACTTAAAAAAATGTTTTGAAGATAGCTCTGATATTGCTTGTATTATTATAGAACCAATTGCTGGAAATATGGGATTAGTTCCTGCAACTGAAGAGTTTTTAGCAACTTGTAGAGAATTATGTGATAAATATGGTGCACTTCTAATTTTTGATGAAGTTATGTCAGGATTTAGAGCAAGTTTAAAAGGTGCAAGTGGAATTTTAAAAACTCAAGGTGATATTATCACATTTGGAAAAGTAATAGGTGCTGGTATGCCAGTTGGTGCTTTTGCTGCAAGTAGAGAAATTATGGGACATTTGTCACCTGAAGGTAAAGTTTATCAAGCTGGAACTTTAAGTGGTAATCCAGTTGCTATGGCTGCTGGATTAGTAAGTCTTAGAAAATTAAAAGCAAATTCAGAACTAATTTATGCTGATTTAAGTGCGAAAGCTAATAAATTAGTAAATGGTTTAAAAGATATAGCAACAAAATATAATATTCCTATGCAAGTAGATACAAGAGGAAGTATGTTTGGATTTTTCTTTTGTGAAAAAGCTCCAAAAAATTTTGCTGAAGTAGGGCTTTGTGATTTTAAAAGATTTGCAACATTCCATCATGAAATGTTAAAAAAAGGTTTTTATTTCGCTTGTTCTCAATACGAAACTGGTTTTATTTGTACAACAATTACAAATGAAGATATAGATGCATGCTTAAATGCTGCAGATGAAATTATGAAAAACTTATAA
- the rpoD gene encoding RNA polymerase sigma factor RpoD encodes MSVKDINKTIEQLVKEYKDSVLTYEKIIKIFPKAPSGPNIKKLLALIQLYNVTVISSQEQAKRMNAEEAKKRKELREKLIENEDDVYDLLKNKELLEWSRSDSPVRMYLREMGQIPLLTKEEEVEISKKIETGEDIILDAICYVPYLIDFILEYKEPLVNRERKVKELFKNFDDDEDSEAEEEDEELDEDLDEDLDEEDNDSDEEKNSGKKQKKLDKRAQTIIEAFKNLEKAKKDWLKFQVKETAKSDDETDQMTFNLAVAFKKKILKEALLDLGPTSKLITEIVKAMETALKSDTGFESELKRLEYKLPLFNETLLKNHKKILDNIVNLSKAQITSMVPEATMVSTYMEIKKLFQTAEASKGGFDLTPEELKDVLEQIKRGKQITDTSKTRMAKSNLRLVVSIAKRYTNRGLPFLDLIQEGNIGLMKAVDKFEYKKGYKFSTYATWWIRQAISRAIADQARTIRIPIHMIETINRINKIIRKGIQENGREPDVDEIAKEVGLPVDKVKQVIKITKEPVSLEAPIGSDDDGKFGDFVPDEKAPTPVDNIMKEDLQGQIDQILGQLNEREQAVIRMRFGLMEDASDRTLEEIGKELSVTRERVRQIESSAIKKLKHPKVGKNLKNYVES; translated from the coding sequence ATGAGCGTAAAAGATATAAATAAAACTATCGAGCAATTGGTAAAAGAGTATAAAGACTCTGTGCTTACATATGAGAAAATTATTAAAATCTTTCCTAAAGCACCTTCAGGTCCAAACATCAAAAAACTTTTAGCATTAATACAATTATATAATGTAACTGTAATTAGTTCTCAAGAACAAGCAAAAAGAATGAATGCTGAAGAAGCTAAAAAAAGAAAAGAATTAAGAGAAAAATTAATTGAAAACGAAGATGACGTTTACGATTTATTAAAAAACAAAGAACTACTTGAATGGTCAAGATCTGATTCTCCAGTTAGAATGTATCTTAGAGAAATGGGGCAAATTCCTCTTTTAACAAAAGAAGAAGAAGTTGAAATCTCTAAAAAAATTGAAACTGGTGAAGATATTATTCTTGATGCTATTTGTTATGTACCTTATTTGATTGATTTTATTTTAGAGTACAAAGAACCTTTAGTAAATAGAGAAAGAAAAGTAAAAGAGTTATTTAAAAACTTTGATGATGACGAAGATTCAGAAGCTGAAGAAGAAGATGAAGAATTAGATGAAGATTTAGATGAAGATTTAGACGAAGAAGATAATGATTCTGATGAAGAAAAAAATAGCGGAAAAAAACAGAAAAAGCTTGATAAAAGAGCTCAAACTATTATTGAAGCATTTAAAAATTTAGAAAAAGCTAAAAAAGATTGGCTTAAATTCCAAGTTAAAGAGACTGCGAAATCTGATGATGAAACAGATCAAATGACTTTTAATTTAGCTGTTGCTTTTAAAAAGAAAATTTTAAAAGAAGCTTTATTAGATTTAGGTCCAACTTCTAAATTAATTACTGAAATCGTAAAAGCAATGGAAACTGCACTTAAATCTGATACTGGTTTTGAAAGTGAATTAAAAAGATTAGAGTATAAGTTACCTCTATTTAATGAAACTTTATTAAAAAATCACAAAAAGATTTTAGATAATATTGTTAATTTATCAAAAGCACAAATTACATCTATGGTTCCAGAAGCTACAATGGTTTCTACATATATGGAAATTAAAAAACTGTTCCAAACAGCAGAAGCTTCAAAAGGTGGATTTGATTTAACTCCTGAAGAGTTAAAAGACGTTCTTGAACAAATTAAAAGAGGTAAACAAATTACGGATACTTCTAAAACAAGAATGGCAAAATCAAATCTTAGACTTGTTGTATCTATTGCAAAAAGATATACAAATAGAGGTTTACCTTTCCTTGATTTAATTCAAGAAGGAAACATTGGTCTTATGAAAGCTGTTGATAAGTTTGAATACAAAAAAGGTTATAAATTCTCTACTTATGCAACATGGTGGATTAGACAAGCTATTTCAAGAGCAATTGCAGACCAAGCTAGAACTATTAGAATTCCAATTCATATGATTGAAACTATTAATAGAATTAATAAGATCATCAGAAAAGGTATTCAAGAAAATGGAAGAGAGCCTGATGTGGATGAAATCGCAAAAGAAGTTGGACTTCCTGTTGATAAAGTTAAACAAGTTATCAAAATCACTAAAGAGCCAGTATCTTTAGAAGCTCCTATTGGAAGTGATGATGATGGTAAATTTGGAGATTTTGTTCCTGATGAAAAAGCTCCAACACCAGTTGATAATATCATGAAAGAAGATTTACAAGGTCAAATTGATCAAATTTTAGGTCAATTAAATGAAAGAGAACAAGCTGTTATTAGAATGAGATTTGGTCTTATGGAAGATGCAAGTGATAGAACATTAGAAGAGATTGGAAAAGAACTTTCTGTTACAAGAGAGAGAGTTAGACAAATTGAATCAAGTGCTATTAAAAAGTTAAAGCATCCAAAAGTTGGTAAAAATCTTAAAAATTACGTAGAAAGTTAA
- a CDS encoding pyrimidine/purine nucleoside phosphorylase, protein MPTIKNVELTKKANIYFDGKVTSRSFVDENGVKKTLGIMMPGEYTFGTKDAEHMEIIAGKVEVLVACGDSNWETYSAGEYFEVPANCSFDIKVLEITDYCCTFIG, encoded by the coding sequence ATGCCAACAATTAAAAATGTAGAATTAACAAAAAAAGCGAATATCTATTTCGATGGAAAAGTTACAAGTAGAAGTTTTGTAGATGAAAATGGAGTTAAAAAAACTTTAGGTATTATGATGCCAGGTGAATACACTTTTGGAACAAAAGATGCAGAACATATGGAAATTATTGCAGGAAAAGTGGAAGTTTTAGTTGCTTGTGGTGATAGTAATTGGGAAACTTATAGTGCAGGTGAATATTTTGAAGTTCCTGCAAATTGTTCTTTTGATATAAAAGTATTAGAAATAACTGATTATTGTTGTACATTTATTGGATAA
- the leuB gene encoding 3-isopropylmalate dehydrogenase has protein sequence MKNYNISIIKGDGIGPEIVDEAIKVLNAAAKKCDFELNYKEYLMGGIAIDTTGVPLPAETVDGVLNSDACLFGAIGGEKWDTLPRELRPETGLLKFREEMGVYANLRPAIIYDELVNASTLKPEVIQGVDIMIVRELIGGIYFGKPRENDGFKAFNTMVYTKPEIIRIGKTAFELARKRDKRVCSVDKANVLEVSQLWRDTMNELAKDYPDVELTHMYVDNAAMQLVRNPKQFDVIVTGNIFGDILSDTASMVVGSIGLLPSASTGDKTAIYEPIHGSAPDIAGMGIANPIATIVSAAMMLRYSLNEVKAADMIEEAIKAVLKDGYRTKDLAAFDAKEVLNTTAMGDIIVKYINK, from the coding sequence ATGAAAAACTATAATATATCAATAATCAAAGGTGATGGGATAGGTCCAGAAATTGTTGATGAAGCAATAAAAGTATTAAACGCAGCTGCAAAAAAATGTGATTTTGAATTAAATTATAAAGAATACCTAATGGGTGGAATTGCTATTGATACTACTGGTGTTCCACTTCCAGCGGAAACTGTTGATGGAGTTTTAAACTCTGATGCTTGTTTGTTTGGTGCAATTGGTGGAGAAAAATGGGATACACTTCCTAGAGAATTAAGACCAGAAACTGGATTATTAAAATTCAGAGAAGAAATGGGTGTATACGCAAACTTAAGACCTGCAATTATTTATGACGAATTAGTAAATGCATCAACTTTAAAACCTGAAGTAATTCAAGGTGTTGATATTATGATTGTAAGAGAATTAATTGGTGGAATCTATTTTGGAAAACCAAGAGAGAATGATGGATTTAAAGCATTTAATACAATGGTTTATACAAAACCAGAAATAATTAGAATTGGTAAAACAGCATTTGAACTTGCAAGAAAAAGAGATAAAAGAGTTTGTTCTGTTGATAAAGCAAATGTTTTAGAAGTTTCTCAACTTTGGAGAGATACTATGAACGAATTAGCAAAAGATTACCCAGATGTTGAATTAACTCATATGTATGTAGATAACGCAGCAATGCAACTTGTAAGAAACCCAAAACAATTTGATGTTATCGTAACAGGAAATATCTTTGGTGATATTCTTTCAGATACAGCTTCAATGGTAGTTGGTTCAATTGGATTACTTCCAAGTGCTTCAACAGGAGATAAAACAGCAATATATGAACCAATACATGGCTCAGCACCAGATATAGCAGGAATGGGAATAGCAAATCCAATAGCAACAATCGTAAGTGCAGCAATGATGCTAAGATACTCTTTAAATGAAGTAAAAGCAGCAGATATGATAGAAGAAGCAATAAAAGCAGTATTAAAAGATGGATATAGAACAAAAGATTTAGCAGCATTTGATGCAAAAGAGGTGTTAAATACAACTGCTATGGGTGATATTATAGTTAAATATATAAATAAATAA
- the rpsM gene encoding 30S ribosomal protein S13, which yields MARIAGVDLPNKKRMEYALTYIYGIGLHNSRLILDAVGIDYNKRAFELSEDEAATIRKEIQENYLVEGDLRKKVAMDIKALMDLGSYRGLRHRKGLPCRGQKTKTNARTRKGKKKTVGAATK from the coding sequence ATGGCAAGAATCGCGGGTGTTGATTTACCAAACAAAAAGAGAATGGAATATGCTTTAACATATATTTATGGAATCGGATTACATAACTCTAGACTAATTTTAGATGCTGTTGGAATTGATTATAACAAAAGAGCATTTGAACTATCTGAAGACGAAGCAGCGACTATCAGAAAAGAAATCCAAGAAAACTACCTTGTAGAAGGGGATTTAAGAAAAAAAGTTGCTATGGATATTAAAGCTTTAATGGATTTAGGATCATATAGAGGTTTAAGACATAGAAAAGGTTTACCTTGTAGAGGGCAAAAGACTAAAACTAATGCTAGAACAAGAAAAGGTAAAAAGAAAACTGTTGGTGCAGCAACTAAATAA